The genomic segment CGGAGGGCAGGTACAGCCGCTGGACGGCGGCGAGCATGCCCTCCGCGCACGTGTCCCGGAACGCCGGGTCGGCCAGCCGGGCGGCGTCCAGGGGGTCGCTGAGGTAGCCGATGTCCACGCGCACGGCCGGCACGCGCGTGAGGCGCAGCACGTCGAACCCGCGCGGGTGGGTGCGCAGGTCCGTCATGCCGGTGCGGGCCACGAGCTCCCGCTGGAGCAGGTCGGCCAGGCGCGCGCCCACGGGGGAGCGCACGCCGGTGCCCTCCTGCCCCCAGTAGGACGTCGCGACGCCGTGGCCGCCTCCTCCCGGGCTCGCGGCGTCCGCCAGCGGCGCGGCGGTGTCGCAGTGCAGGGACAGGAACAGCTCCGCGCCGACCTCCTCGGCCAGGCGCACGCGCGCCAGCGCGTCGGGGCCCTGCTCGGCGCCGCGGGTCAGGACCGCGGTCACCCCGGAGGCGGCCAGGCGGCCCTCCAGGCGCTGGGCGAGGTCGAGGACGACGTCCGCCTCGACCAGGCCACCCGCGACGGCCCCCGGGTCGGGGCCGCCGTGGCCGGGGTCCACGACGACCACGCGACCGGCGAGGCTGCTGCCCGCGCGGCGCACGGCCTCCGCGGCGCGCAGGGCGGCTGCGTCGCCCCCGCCCACGGTGCGGGAGAGCTGGGAGAGCACGCGCAGGGTCGCGGGGCCGCAGGTGCCGTCGACGGCGATGCCGGAGGCGCGCTGCAGCTCCCGCAGGGCGTGCTCGGTCTCGGGGCCCAGCACGCCGTCCACCCGGCCGACGAAGACGCCGAGCTCCAGCAGGCGTTCCTGCAGCCCGATCACGTCGTCCCCGACGACGAGGTGGCCGGGCACGTAGCGCAGGATCCGGTCGCCGAGGCGCCAGCGGGCGGCGTCCAGGGCCCGGCCGGTCTCCGGGCCGATCACGCCGTCCGCGCGCAGGCCGCGGCGCTGCTGGAACTCGCGCACCGCCCGCTCGAGGACCTCGTCGAAGACGCCCTCGCCGCCCTCGGCGGCCGGGGCGGAGACCCCCGCGGCGTGCAGCTGCGTGCGGACGGCCGCGACGCGGGGCCCGCGGTCGCCCCTGCGCAGCGCGGTGCCCCTCATCGCGGCCGTCCGGTGGTCCTCACGGGGCCAGCATCGTGCCCCGCCCGCCCGCGCGCGACGTCATCCGAGGTACTCGCCGAGCTCCCTGACGAGGGCGGGCTTGGGCCGGGCGCCGATGATCGACTTCACGAGCTGCCCGCCGGAGTACACGTTCAGGGTGGGGATCGAGGTGATCCCGTACGCCGCGGCGGTGCGCGGGTTCTCGTCGGTGTTGACCTTCACGACCTCGATGGCGTCGTGCTCGCCGGCCAGCTCCTCCAGGATCGGGGCGACCTGGCGGCACGGGCCGCACCACGGCGCCCAGAAGTCCACCAGGACGGGCTTGTCGGACTGCAGGACCTCGGCCTCGAAGGTGTCGTCGGTCACGGGACGGGTGGCGCCCACGGGGGCCTCCTCGGGATCGGTGGTGGGTCGGGCGGGGCGGTGGCGGTGGTGCGTCAGCTGACGGCCGTGGCCTCGGCGACCTCGGCGGCCTCGACGGCGGCCACGCGGGGCAGGCCGGTGTCCTCCAGGGCCGCGAGGTAGCGCTCGGCGTCCAGGGCCGCGACGGTGCCGGAGGCGGCCGCCGTGATGGCCTGGCGGTACTCGTGGTCGACGACGTCGCCGCAGGCGAAGACGCCGGGCACGTCCGTGCGCGAGGAGCGGCCGTCGACGGCGACGTAGCCCTTGTCGTCCAGGCGGACCTGGTCGCGGAAGAGGTCGACGCGCGGGTCGTGGCCGATGGCGACGAACAGCCCGTCGAAGGGCTGCTCGCGCTCCTCGCCCGTGGTGGTGTCGCGCAGGCGCAGGCCGGTGAGCTTGTCGTCCCCGAGCACGTCGACGACCTCGGTGTTCCACGCGAAACGGATCTTCGGGTCCGCCTGCGCGCGGTGCTGCATGATCTTCGAGGCGCGCAGGATGCCGCGGCGGTGCACGACCGTCACGGAGCGCGCGAAGCGGGTGAGGAAGGTCGCCTCCTCCATGGCGGAGTCGCCGCCGCCCACGACGGCGACGTCCTTGTCGCGGAAGAAGAACCCGTCGCAGGTGGCGCACCACGAGACGCCGTGGCCGGAGAGGCGCTTCTCGTTGTAGAGCCCGATCTCGCGGTACGCGGACCCGGTGGCGAGGATGACGGCGCGGGCGCGGTGCGTGTCGCCGAGCCCGGTGCGCACGACCTTGACCTCGCCGGCCAGGTCGACCTCGACGGCGTCGTCCCAGACCACCTCGGCGCCGAAGCGCTCGGCCTGCGCCTGCATGCGCTCCATGAGCTCGGGGCCCTGCAGGCCCTCGGGGAAGCCGGGGAAGTTCTCGACCTCCGTGGTGTTCATGAGCGCGCCGCCGGAGGTGACGGAGCCGGCGACGACCACGGGGCGCAGGTTGGCGCGGGCGGCGTAGATCGCGGCGGTGTAGCCGGCGGGGCCGGACCCGACGACGACCACGTCGCGGACGGGCTGCGCGGCCTCCTCGAGCACCTGCTGCGTCGTTCGCTCCGCCACGTCGTCTCCCTCGTTCGTCCCGGTCCCGCTGCCGCTCCCCGGGGCGCACGGCGACCTGGGGGAGCACGGGCGTCAACAGATCCTAGGGCGGGGGGATTCCGCCCCGGCGCGCTGCGGCTCAGCGCACCGCGACGGAGGCGACCTCGGCGCGGAACCCGTCCGCCACCTGCGGCAGCGCGGTGAACCACAGCACCAGCGAGGGCGTCCGCACCGGGGAGGGCAGCTGGACGACGACCGGCTCGGCCGACCCGCTGCCCACCGAGGCCGTGGCGACGACGCTGCTGCTCTCGTACGTGCCGTCCGGGGACGAGCGCACCTCCACCGTCCCGCCCGTGCCGGTCACGAGGAGCTCGACGGCGCTGACGGTGGCCTCCTGGCCCAGGTCGAGCGCCAGGCCGGTGCCGGGCTTGAGGTTGCCGAGCGTCGCGCTCTCGTACGTGTCCGTCGTCCACGCGGTCGCGGGGTCGCCGTCCAGGGCCAGCGGCACGTCCTCGTCGTTCTCCTCCCCGTCCCCCAGCGGGTCCAGCGCCGCGGCGCCCGCGACCGCCACGGGCTGCGCGGGCTGCGCGGGCTCGGGAGCCGGCTCCGGCTCGGGGGCCGCCGGGGCCTGCGAGGGCGCCGTCGCGGACGGCACCGCGGGCGTGCTGCGCGCGGACGGCGCGACGCCGAGCAGGCCCCCGACCTCCGGCAGGTTGGCCGCGGCGAGCCCGAGGGCGCAGAGCAGGGCCACCGCGGCCCCCGCCAGGACCCAGCGGCCCACCGCCGGGCGCGCTGGCTCGAGGTCCTCCTCCGGGTCCGCCGCCGTGGCCGCGCCGCCCACGAGCGCCGCCAGGTCGCCGGTGCGGTGCTCGCTGCGGTGCTCGCTGCGGTGCTCGCTGCGGTGGTCGGTGCGGTGGTCGGTGCGGTGGTCAGGCGCGGGCGCCGTCGCGCGCTCGTCGCGCCAGCGGGCCCCCACCGGGGGCACGAACCGGGGCCGGGACCGCGCGGACGGCGCCGCCGGCGGCGCGGGGGCCGCGGAGCCCCACGGCGCGAGCTGGTCGGCGAGCTCTCCGGGCGTGAGCGGGCCGTCGTCGTAGGGGCCGAACGTGACGACGGCGAGGGTGTCGAGGTCGTTGGGGACGTCGGGGACGAGGTCGCCCGGCGGCACCGGCGCGCCGTCCTGCGCGGGGGCGCCGTCGACGGTGCCGCTGCGCACGAACGAGAAGGACCCGTGCGGCCACAGGCCCGTCAGCGCCGCATACAGCACCGAGACCAGCCCGACGGCGTCCTCGCGCAGCGCCCGCGCGGGGGTGGTCTCGGGCAGGCCCACCGCCGCCGCGGCGACCTCGAGGCCGACGACCAGGACGCTGCCGTCGTCCCCGACCACGACCGAGGAGGGGTCCAGGCGCCGGTGGTGCAGGCCGGCGGCGCCGGCGCGCTGCAGCGCCCGGGCGGCCTCGCCGACGACGGCGCGGGCGCGGGCGGCCGGCAGCGGGCCCTCGCGCAGGAGCTCCACGAGCGTGCGGCCCGCGGGCCGCTCCGTGACGACCCATGCCATCGGCGGCGCCGCGCCGTCGGCGGCGTCCAGCGCGGTGGCCCTGCCCGGGGACGTGCCGCCCACGTCGAGGACGCGGGCGAGGCGCAGGTCCTCCAGCCCGGCGGCGCGCCGGGCGGCGTCCACGGTCGCCTCCGCGGTGGCGCCGGAGACCACGCGCAGCTGCACGGCCCGGTCGAGCTGCTCGTCGTGGCCGTTCCACGTGGTGGAGGGCCCGTCGCGCCCGAGGCGCTCGTCGAGCCGGTAGCGCCCGTCGAGGAGGACCCCGACCGCACCGGCCGCGCGGGAGGTGGTGCGGGTACCGCCGTCCGACATCGTGACCTCCGCTGCCCGCGCCCGCTGCGGCGGGCGCGCCGTCGCTCGGTCCCATGCTAGGGCGAGGCGGCCCCTCCCGGCCGGACGGCGCCGTAGGCGCGCGAGCGGGTCACGGCCGCCGTGCGCACCACGTCGCCGGTGCGCGGCGCGTGCAGGAGCACCCCGTCGCCGAGGTACAGGCCCACGTGGTGGATGCTGCCCGGCTCCGCTCCGGAGGCGTAGAAGACGAGGTCGCCGGGACGCAGGTCGTCGAGGGGCACCCGCGGCAGCGCCGCGTACTGCTGCCGCGTCGTGCGGGGCAGGCGGACGCCGGCCTGGCGGTAGGCCCACTGCACGAGCCCGGAGCAGTCGAAGGCGTCGGGCCCGGTGGCGCCCCACGCGTACGGGCTGCCCAGGCGGCTGCGGGCGGCGTCCAGGGCGGCGCGGACGACCTCGCCCGCCTCGCCGGGGGGCGGGGGCGCGGCCGGGTCCGCCCCCAGCTCGGTGGCGGCGGCGCTCGCGGCCCGCTCGAGGGCGCGGCGCTCCTCGTCCTCGCGGGCCTGCTCGAGCAGCGCGGCGGCGCGGGCGTCGGCCCGCGCCAGGAGCAGCGCGCGCTGGGCCAGGGCGGTGTCTGCGGCGCGCGCCGCGGCTCCGGCGAGCTGCTCCAGCCGCTGCCGCTCGGCGCGCGAGCGCTGCACCGCCTCCGCTGCGGCGGACGCGGAGGCCGCGGTGCGGCGGGCCTCCTCGACGGCCCGCGCGTCGCTCGCCACGAGGGCGCGGACCGCGCGGGCGGAGTCGGCCACGTCGGCGGGCTCGGCGCCGCCCAGCAGCTGCAGGGGCAGCCCCAGCGGCGCGCCGCTGGCGTAGACGGCGCGGGTGCGGCGGGCGGCGGCCGCGCGCTGGGAGCGGGCGGCGTCGCGCGCGCTGGCGAGGTCGCGCTCGGCCGCGACCTCGTCGGCGACGGCGGCGGCGAGCG from the Quadrisphaera sp. DSM 44207 genome contains:
- a CDS encoding N-acetylmuramoyl-L-alanine amidase; translated protein: MRGTALRRGDRGPRVAAVRTQLHAAGVSAPAAEGGEGVFDEVLERAVREFQQRRGLRADGVIGPETGRALDAARWRLGDRILRYVPGHLVVGDDVIGLQERLLELGVFVGRVDGVLGPETEHALRELQRASGIAVDGTCGPATLRVLSQLSRTVGGGDAAALRAAEAVRRAGSSLAGRVVVVDPGHGGPDPGAVAGGLVEADVVLDLAQRLEGRLAASGVTAVLTRGAEQGPDALARVRLAEEVGAELFLSLHCDTAAPLADAASPGGGGHGVATSYWGQEGTGVRSPVGARLADLLQRELVARTGMTDLRTHPRGFDVLRLTRVPAVRVDIGYLSDPLDAARLADPAFRDTCAEGMLAAVQRLYLPSEDDPPTGTLRLGDIVARSQR
- the trxA gene encoding thioredoxin, producing MGATRPVTDDTFEAEVLQSDKPVLVDFWAPWCGPCRQVAPILEELAGEHDAIEVVKVNTDENPRTAAAYGITSIPTLNVYSGGQLVKSIIGARPKPALVRELGEYLG
- the trxB gene encoding thioredoxin-disulfide reductase, with the translated sequence MAERTTQQVLEEAAQPVRDVVVVGSGPAGYTAAIYAARANLRPVVVAGSVTSGGALMNTTEVENFPGFPEGLQGPELMERMQAQAERFGAEVVWDDAVEVDLAGEVKVVRTGLGDTHRARAVILATGSAYREIGLYNEKRLSGHGVSWCATCDGFFFRDKDVAVVGGGDSAMEEATFLTRFARSVTVVHRRGILRASKIMQHRAQADPKIRFAWNTEVVDVLGDDKLTGLRLRDTTTGEEREQPFDGLFVAIGHDPRVDLFRDQVRLDDKGYVAVDGRSSRTDVPGVFACGDVVDHEYRQAITAAASGTVAALDAERYLAALEDTGLPRVAAVEAAEVAEATAVS
- a CDS encoding protein kinase family protein; the encoded protein is MSDGGTRTTSRAAGAVGVLLDGRYRLDERLGRDGPSTTWNGHDEQLDRAVQLRVVSGATAEATVDAARRAAGLEDLRLARVLDVGGTSPGRATALDAADGAAPPMAWVVTERPAGRTLVELLREGPLPAARARAVVGEAARALQRAGAAGLHHRRLDPSSVVVGDDGSVLVVGLEVAAAAVGLPETTPARALREDAVGLVSVLYAALTGLWPHGSFSFVRSGTVDGAPAQDGAPVPPGDLVPDVPNDLDTLAVVTFGPYDDGPLTPGELADQLAPWGSAAPAPPAAPSARSRPRFVPPVGARWRDERATAPAPDHRTDHRTDHRSEHRSEHRSEHRTGDLAALVGGAATAADPEEDLEPARPAVGRWVLAGAAVALLCALGLAAANLPEVGGLLGVAPSARSTPAVPSATAPSQAPAAPEPEPAPEPAQPAQPVAVAGAAALDPLGDGEENDEDVPLALDGDPATAWTTDTYESATLGNLKPGTGLALDLGQEATVSAVELLVTGTGGTVEVRSSPDGTYESSSVVATASVGSGSAEPVVVQLPSPVRTPSLVLWFTALPQVADGFRAEVASVAVR
- a CDS encoding C40 family peptidase; the encoded protein is MEDLEHRVEVAAEEHAAAADALAAAVADEVAAERDLASARDAARSQRAAAARRTRAVYASGAPLGLPLQLLGGAEPADVADSARAVRALVASDARAVEEARRTAASASAAAEAVQRSRAERQRLEQLAGAAARAADTALAQRALLLARADARAAALLEQAREDEERRALERAASAAATELGADPAAPPPPGEAGEVVRAALDAARSRLGSPYAWGATGPDAFDCSGLVQWAYRQAGVRLPRTTRQQYAALPRVPLDDLRPGDLVFYASGAEPGSIHHVGLYLGDGVLLHAPRTGDVVRTAAVTRSRAYGAVRPGGAASP